A region from the Rheinheimera mangrovi genome encodes:
- a CDS encoding Ig-like domain-containing protein, which produces MRVVLLREIFAVALCALLAACGGSGGDAAVDTPVVEQPPVTPPVSPPPTGGTPVEMGLMVAFGYNSLAAGAPLRADRVQNLAVGNGTANYRFPRSGESISGNLTIAVDVADPDGIARVLVGFNGSEQALVLCDASCGTSFSQTVTGVNPRNFGLTPGSLRLELWLEDLLGNRILFDARDIEWLPQAVTGVNTTLSATALQVSWIANSSARRYNLYIAEQPGITPENILSKAGGRQFLALSQPTLSITNLDVSKRHFLLITGIDSSGESLFSQEHLVQAFGTPEFSQPIAVPDQFTLNEDIPFSDFLLSNDSHPDGSNFKLDTVAVRPPDNGVLELNENGSFTYQPTPNFVGNDSFIYQITDSQGLTAQALVSLTVLAVNDSPTVLNDSYSTNKNTLLSVNAPGVLANDLDVDGDSLVVAIEPIIAPSHGALQLNPDGAFSYTPVFNYAGDDFFVYQVSDGKGAIAQARVDLRIEMTNAAPIAKNDSYQLAEDERLLVAVANGVLANDSDPDGDAISLVTELLSVPKSGQVLLSADGSFQYIPRQDFFGTDNFSYQIKDPAGLVSSATVELVVMAKNDAPVVQGSSYSVNQNTQLTVAAPGLLAHVSDVDDQRLSIVTVPFSNATKGSLTLQANGSFSYQPKPSATGTDSFVFQVTDAAGAVSTGTVVITIIASQTPPVIAELSAEVWDNASQGEVIGELVAESLEPGQIVSFSILSGNSQGVFGLTQSGVLSIANPASLLQLAGSTVILTVKAQDNAGLSAQINVSVKVLSTAVTALNDNYSVAEDVVLVSSNSVLNNDTELRGSALTASLVTQPSHGSLQFSSNGLFTYSPVANFFGQDSFVYSASNGVRTAQATVTITVSPVNDVPVLTATTLTFSESAAQGAVVGQLVWQDVDANQSYSFSILSGDDTQAFTITNQGQLVVANATALRARGGASGSLVVQITDSAGGTSTALIGLQLQQAFPVINADTYVVNQDAVLQVNAATGVLANDSDPSGLSLTTLAVSSGPLYGQLNMNSDGSFSYQPNANFYGQDVFVYQASNGIRTSSAVVTISVVQVLPALLASFDAYTLAEDTLLTVSSAQSLLQNDIFDANQPVVVSLVQAPPYGSLVLNTDGTFSYQPATESYGAYYFTYRLTQGDLTSDAQVELNITPVNDPPSLQDATVTISDDYVNSQHVLTMTQFDADPGSYSYQILSGNSAGVFAISAGGVIQVADASLLDAATTASYSLVVQVTENGDPALVDTATVVIIVTAAQSYETSVLPDTSFAGGSHLSLEMMLSGEDNDPAQIIPLSDGRSLVIGSVSNSYQHQVFVMRLNPDGSVDSSYASKGLFRNSFFYNFTEQAVAGVLTSNNELVLLVNYTETNASGFYLMKLDENGLLDYGFGPGSQGYLLCEYSPCDSGDMQATDLLLNHNGHYVVSGVKNGSQAFLFEFADSGYQGGWLSMLSTVKQFDLVRQDSNHNYYGIGQSSANRIVIARFSPSFVLDSSTFGCTPDCAGFREYDFSLHSSKAYDAVLYNDALYVVGSVTESSALTSPDGLFFKLNPDGSLNSGFGNAAGFIQVSGKAGYSLHYQSLAVDQSGFYVLTSTAEADGDMVSLSQYNLIGDFMSDQPLAVDGQLKAVDLQSDDAGLWLLNHFSHPNYGAAGSVDFNWIGKYQHNTLAADTAFSADGQRWFNAGFSDDILLGSQRLLLGSQVNKTLFYGRSYSYLNGGYQQFFVGRLTASGALDQSFGNHGLVLLATDQLESMSISTIKEASSNQAYVAGYGMETNGDQVGYVVRLNQDGSLDSGFANGVLALAPAAAGNYDESVARQLQIRADGRLLVGAEYHSYANYSTDVVLLQLNTDGSIDTGNFGSSLPGYTVFSEIDPNAVVVEELSQMKLDPVDGSLVIAGQYKLSTDPQLYIARFSDTGVLMNTSNSPSDTFGQSGQGYSLINLIDNSNNPTSQFEYLNLLDFDAGRNLVVALASYSEGVDQHYLYRLQQNGGIDTSFNYGSPRLYNSFSNSIPAHLKINQLHVDASGRLLLAGTSGAFAWVGRVLLDGSGADVGRWDPAFEANSATYGAYLFSDITISYDLFMELTSSKVTLGWSNYDSSGYSATLRQYQFYEFQNNSD; this is translated from the coding sequence ACCGTCACTGGCGTGAATCCGCGTAATTTTGGCTTAACACCAGGGTCTTTGCGGTTAGAACTATGGCTGGAAGATCTGCTTGGTAACCGTATTCTGTTTGATGCTCGGGATATTGAATGGTTGCCTCAAGCTGTCACCGGTGTAAATACCACTCTTAGCGCGACTGCACTTCAAGTGAGCTGGATTGCCAATAGCAGTGCCCGCCGTTATAACCTTTACATTGCCGAGCAGCCAGGAATCACTCCAGAAAATATTCTGAGCAAAGCCGGAGGAAGGCAATTTTTGGCATTGTCGCAACCTACGCTTTCCATTACAAATTTGGATGTCAGCAAGAGGCACTTTCTGTTAATTACAGGTATTGATTCGTCAGGTGAAAGTTTATTTTCGCAAGAGCATCTGGTGCAGGCATTCGGTACTCCAGAGTTTTCTCAGCCCATAGCTGTGCCTGATCAATTTACTCTGAATGAAGATATTCCTTTCAGCGACTTTTTGCTGAGTAATGACAGTCACCCTGATGGCAGTAACTTTAAGCTTGACACTGTGGCTGTGCGTCCGCCTGATAACGGAGTTCTTGAGCTAAATGAAAATGGCAGTTTTACCTATCAGCCGACACCAAATTTTGTCGGAAATGATAGTTTCATCTACCAAATTACAGATAGTCAGGGCCTGACTGCTCAGGCCTTGGTTTCTCTGACTGTATTGGCAGTGAATGATTCGCCGACAGTTCTGAATGATAGCTACAGTACTAACAAAAATACCTTGCTGAGTGTTAATGCCCCTGGTGTTTTGGCTAATGATCTGGATGTTGATGGTGACAGCCTGGTTGTTGCTATTGAGCCGATTATTGCACCTTCTCATGGTGCTCTGCAGCTAAATCCTGATGGCGCATTCAGTTACACTCCTGTGTTTAATTATGCTGGAGATGATTTTTTCGTATATCAGGTGTCTGATGGTAAAGGGGCTATAGCTCAAGCTCGGGTGGATCTGCGCATTGAGATGACCAATGCAGCTCCAATAGCTAAAAATGACAGCTATCAACTAGCGGAAGATGAGCGATTGCTGGTTGCTGTGGCTAATGGAGTGCTGGCGAATGACTCAGACCCAGATGGCGACGCGATCAGTCTGGTGACTGAATTGCTATCTGTTCCTAAAAGCGGACAGGTGTTGCTCTCTGCCGATGGTAGCTTTCAGTATATTCCGCGACAAGATTTTTTTGGTACGGATAACTTTAGCTATCAAATTAAAGACCCGGCAGGTTTAGTTAGTTCTGCAACAGTCGAACTTGTTGTCATGGCAAAAAATGATGCCCCTGTGGTTCAGGGATCATCTTATTCGGTGAATCAAAATACTCAGTTAACTGTTGCAGCTCCCGGTTTATTAGCTCATGTTTCAGATGTCGATGATCAGCGTCTGAGTATAGTAACAGTGCCTTTTTCGAACGCGACAAAAGGCAGTCTGACCCTGCAAGCTAATGGATCCTTTAGTTACCAGCCCAAGCCTTCTGCGACGGGAACAGACAGTTTTGTTTTTCAGGTTACAGACGCTGCTGGCGCAGTCAGCACAGGCACTGTTGTGATCACTATTATTGCATCCCAGACTCCACCGGTTATAGCTGAACTTAGCGCAGAGGTATGGGATAACGCATCTCAAGGGGAAGTCATTGGTGAACTGGTAGCTGAGAGTTTAGAGCCTGGACAAATTGTTAGTTTTAGTATTTTGAGTGGTAATTCTCAGGGCGTTTTTGGTTTAACTCAGTCCGGTGTGCTGAGTATTGCAAATCCAGCATCTCTGTTGCAGTTAGCTGGCAGCACTGTCATCTTGACTGTAAAGGCTCAGGATAATGCTGGTCTTTCGGCCCAGATCAATGTTTCAGTCAAAGTCCTCAGTACAGCGGTTACAGCTCTTAATGATAACTATAGTGTGGCTGAGGATGTTGTACTGGTTTCGTCAAACAGTGTATTAAACAATGACACTGAACTGAGGGGATCAGCTTTAACGGCCAGCCTGGTTACTCAACCCTCTCATGGATCACTACAATTCAGTTCAAACGGTCTTTTTACCTATAGCCCAGTTGCTAACTTCTTTGGTCAGGACAGCTTTGTCTATAGCGCCAGTAATGGTGTCAGAACAGCTCAGGCGACTGTGACTATTACGGTGTCTCCAGTTAATGATGTTCCAGTATTAACCGCAACAACCTTGACCTTTTCAGAAAGTGCAGCTCAGGGCGCAGTGGTCGGGCAATTGGTCTGGCAAGATGTCGATGCCAACCAAAGCTATAGCTTCAGCATTCTCAGTGGTGATGATACCCAGGCGTTTACTATCACAAATCAGGGGCAGCTTGTTGTCGCTAATGCAACAGCGTTAAGAGCTCGCGGCGGAGCCAGTGGTAGCTTAGTTGTGCAAATTACTGACAGTGCAGGTGGCACAAGCACAGCGTTGATTGGCTTGCAATTGCAGCAGGCTTTTCCGGTGATTAATGCTGACACCTACGTTGTCAATCAGGACGCTGTATTGCAAGTCAATGCAGCGACAGGCGTACTGGCCAACGATAGTGATCCATCCGGACTAAGTTTGACGACCTTGGCTGTGAGCTCAGGCCCCTTATATGGGCAACTGAATATGAATTCTGATGGCAGTTTTAGCTATCAGCCTAATGCAAACTTCTATGGCCAGGACGTTTTTGTTTATCAGGCCAGTAATGGCATCAGAACCAGCAGTGCTGTGGTTACCATTAGTGTTGTTCAGGTGCTGCCAGCCCTACTGGCCAGCTTTGATGCATATACTTTGGCTGAAGATACACTGTTGACTGTAAGTAGCGCTCAATCATTACTGCAGAATGATATCTTTGATGCAAATCAGCCTGTGGTCGTAAGTCTGGTGCAGGCCCCTCCTTATGGCTCCCTGGTTTTAAATACAGACGGCACTTTTAGTTACCAACCTGCAACAGAATCCTATGGTGCCTATTATTTTACTTATCGATTAACTCAGGGCGACTTAACTTCTGATGCCCAGGTTGAGCTCAATATCACTCCGGTGAACGACCCACCTTCTTTGCAGGATGCCACTGTCACTATTTCAGATGATTATGTCAATTCGCAGCATGTGCTGACGATGACTCAATTCGATGCTGACCCTGGCAGTTACAGCTATCAAATCTTATCCGGGAATTCAGCAGGAGTTTTTGCGATCAGCGCTGGCGGAGTTATTCAAGTGGCTGATGCGTCTTTGCTGGATGCGGCAACGACAGCCTCTTATAGCCTGGTCGTGCAAGTGACAGAAAATGGTGATCCTGCTCTGGTTGATACTGCCACAGTAGTTATTATTGTCACTGCGGCTCAGAGCTACGAAACCTCTGTTCTTCCTGATACCAGCTTTGCCGGAGGAAGCCATCTGTCTTTGGAAATGATGCTGAGTGGCGAAGACAACGATCCGGCGCAAATTATTCCTTTAAGTGATGGCCGCAGCCTGGTGATTGGCTCGGTCAGTAATTCTTACCAGCATCAGGTTTTTGTGATGCGGCTGAACCCGGATGGCTCAGTGGACTCCAGTTATGCCAGCAAAGGCTTGTTTCGAAACTCATTCTTCTATAACTTCACAGAGCAAGCTGTGGCTGGGGTATTGACCAGCAATAATGAGCTTGTACTGCTAGTTAACTACACAGAAACTAATGCTTCAGGTTTTTATTTAATGAAGCTTGATGAAAATGGACTGCTGGATTACGGTTTTGGCCCTGGTTCACAAGGCTATCTGCTCTGTGAATACTCTCCCTGTGACAGCGGTGATATGCAAGCGACGGATCTGCTTCTGAACCATAATGGACATTATGTAGTATCTGGTGTGAAAAATGGCAGTCAGGCCTTTTTGTTTGAATTTGCAGATTCAGGCTATCAGGGCGGTTGGCTCAGTATGCTTAGCACTGTTAAACAATTTGATTTGGTACGTCAGGACAGCAATCACAATTACTATGGCATAGGTCAGTCGTCCGCCAATCGTATAGTAATAGCCCGCTTTTCACCTTCTTTTGTATTAGACAGCAGTACCTTTGGCTGTACTCCAGACTGCGCTGGTTTCAGGGAATATGATTTTTCTTTACATTCTTCTAAAGCTTATGACGCTGTGTTGTACAACGATGCGTTGTATGTGGTGGGCAGCGTGACAGAGTCTTCCGCTCTGACAAGTCCCGACGGATTGTTTTTTAAACTGAACCCAGACGGTAGTCTGAATTCTGGTTTTGGCAATGCTGCCGGATTTATTCAGGTCAGTGGCAAGGCCGGTTATTCACTGCATTACCAGTCTCTTGCAGTAGATCAGAGCGGATTTTATGTTCTGACAAGCACAGCGGAGGCCGACGGTGACATGGTCTCGCTCAGCCAATACAATCTGATAGGGGACTTTATGTCCGATCAGCCTCTTGCTGTGGATGGACAATTAAAAGCCGTGGATCTGCAAAGTGATGATGCAGGCTTGTGGTTGCTCAATCATTTCAGTCATCCAAATTACGGTGCTGCTGGCAGTGTCGACTTTAACTGGATCGGCAAATATCAGCACAATACTTTGGCTGCGGACACAGCATTTTCTGCTGATGGACAACGTTGGTTTAATGCAGGGTTTAGTGACGACATTTTGCTTGGCAGTCAAAGATTGCTGCTGGGGAGTCAGGTTAATAAAACTCTGTTTTATGGACGTAGTTATTCTTATCTCAATGGCGGTTATCAGCAGTTTTTTGTCGGCAGACTAACAGCCAGTGGTGCTTTAGATCAGAGTTTTGGTAATCATGGTCTGGTGCTGCTCGCAACTGATCAACTCGAGAGCATGAGCATTAGTACCATAAAGGAGGCGAGTTCGAATCAGGCCTATGTTGCTGGTTATGGTATGGAGACTAATGGTGATCAGGTGGGTTATGTAGTACGGCTCAATCAGGATGGATCTCTGGACTCAGGTTTTGCCAACGGAGTTCTTGCTTTAGCTCCGGCAGCTGCGGGCAATTACGACGAGTCGGTGGCAAGGCAACTGCAAATCAGAGCTGATGGCCGCTTGCTGGTGGGCGCCGAATACCATAGCTACGCCAATTACAGTACAGATGTAGTGCTGTTGCAGCTTAATACGGATGGCAGCATAGATACCGGCAATTTTGGCAGCTCGCTGCCGGGTTATACAGTCTTCAGCGAAATCGATCCCAATGCAGTGGTTGTAGAGGAGCTGAGTCAGATGAAACTGGATCCTGTGGATGGCAGTCTGGTGATCGCAGGACAGTACAAGCTGAGTACTGATCCTCAACTCTATATTGCACGCTTTAGTGATACTGGTGTGCTGATGAATACCAGCAACAGTCCTTCTGATACCTTTGGTCAGTCTGGCCAAGGCTATAGTCTGATCAATCTGATCGATAACTCTAACAACCCGACCTCACAATTCGAGTACCTTAATTTGCTGGATTTTGATGCCGGGCGTAATCTGGTGGTAGCTCTGGCGAGCTATTCCGAAGGTGTTGACCAGCATTATTTGTATCGTTTGCAGCAAAATGGGGGAATTGATACTTCATTTAACTACGGTAGTCCCAGACTGTATAACAGTTTCAGCAATTCGATACCTGCTCATCTGAAGATTAATCAGCTCCATGTAGATGCTTCTGGCCGGTTGCTGTTGGCTGGCACTTCAGGTGCATTTGCCTGGGTTGGGCGAGTGTTGCTGGATGGCAGTGGCGCTGATGTAGGCCGTTGGGATCCGGCTTTTGAAGCAAACTCTGCGACCTATGGGGCTTATCTATTTAGTGATATTACCATCTCCTACGATTTGTTTATGGAGTTGACCAGCAGTAAGGTCACGCTGGGATGGAGTAACTATGACTCAAGTGGGTATAGCGCAACACTGCGGCAGTATCAATTCTATGAGTTTCAGAATAATTCTGATTAG